Proteins from a single region of Ananas comosus cultivar F153 linkage group 3, ASM154086v1, whole genome shotgun sequence:
- the LOC109707723 gene encoding histone-lysine N-methyltransferase family member SUVH2-like, with protein sequence MESSSFPDLNLIPFLKLEPKTEPDDPAEPALGPACPLEPAPPPPPPPLTQNPNPSPDHGSLLSPELHTPLQALSPNPDEEALFAEYYRLAHLFLSAAAAGGRGVIVPASGAGGGGGRDPLSIVPAPASGPGAGAIVVQQKKRKARSSEMVRVSSLGVRDQIYFRDLVRRARITYESLRSLLIREEEKAEALGLLGRRTRADLRAAALMANRELWLNRDKRIIGTIPGIGVGDAFFFRMELCVLGLHGQVQAGIDYVSASRSASGEPVATSIIVSGGYEDDDDKGDVLIYTGHGGRDQKLNKHCVDQRLEGGNLALERSMAYGIEIRVIRGVKSDKSPTGKIYFYDGLYKVVEYWFDSGKSGFGVYKYKMLRIEGQEEMGSVNLRIAENLKVNPLGVKPTGYLSLDMSLGKETFPVMLFNDIDNDQEPLLFEYLPRPIFPASALQGKFAYGGGGCECSTNCSIGCFCAERNGGEFPYDNNGILLRGKPLIFECGPFCRCPPSCPNRVSQKGVRNRFEVFRSKETGWGVRSLDVIRAGTFVCEFSGFVLTKQQSDVLAMNGESLVYPNRFPSRWQEWGDISDVIPDYVPPNFPLLPDLGFSIDVSRARNVACYLSHSCSPNVFVQFVLFDHYNASYPHLMIFATENIPPFRELSIDYGVVDECVGKLMLESSH encoded by the coding sequence atgGAATCCTCCTCCTTCCCGGACCTCAACCTCATCCCCTTCCTCAAGCTCGAGCCCAAGACCGAACCGGACGATCCGGCCGAACCGGCGCTCGGCCCGGCCTGTCCGCTCGAACCggctccccctcctccccctcctccgcttacccaaaaccctaaccctagccccgaTCATGGTTCCCTCCTCTCCCCCGAGCTCCACACCCCTCTCCAAGCCCTCTCCCCCAACCCCGACGAGGAGGCGCTCTTCGCGGAGTACTATCGCCTCGCCCACCTCTTCCtctccgcggccgccgccggcggccGCGGCGTCATCGTCCCCGcctccggcgccggcggcggaggcggccgtGATCCTCTATCCATCGTGCCGGCGCCGGCCTCCGGCCCCGGCGCCGGCGCCATAGTCGTCCAGCAGAAGAAGCGGAAGGCGCGGTCGTCGGAGATGGTGCGCGTCTCCTCCCTCGGCGTGCGCGACCAGATCTACTTCCGCGACCTCGTCCGCCGGGCCCGGATCACCTACGAGTCGCTCCGGTCGCTCCTCATCCGCGAGGAGGAGAAGGCGGAGGCCCTCGGCCTCCTCGGCCGCCGCACGCGCGCCGACCTCCGCGCCGCCGCCCTCATGGCCAACCGGGAGCTCTGGCTCAACCGCGACAAGCGCATCATCGGCACCATCCCCGGGATCGGCGTCGGCGACGCCTTCTTCTTCCGCATGGAGCTTTGCGTCCTCGGCCTCCACGGCCAGGTCCAGGCCGGCATCGACTACGTCTCCGCCAGCCGTTCCGCCAGCGGCGAGCCCGTCGCCACCAGCATCATCGTCTCCGGCGGCTACGAGGACGATGACGACAAGGGCGATGTCCTCATCTACACCGGCCATGGCGGCAGGGACCAGAAGCTCAACAAACATTGCGTGGATCAGAGGCTGGAGGGTGGCAATCTCGCTCTGGAACGAAGCATGGCTTACGGCATCGAGATTAGGGTCATCCGAGGAGTGAAATCCGACAAGAGCCCCACGGGAAAAATCTACTTCTACGACGGGTTATATAAAGTCGTCGAATACTGGTTCGATTCAGGAAAATCCGGTTTTGGAGTGTACAAATACAAGATGCTAAGAATAGAAGGGCAAGAGGAGATGGGCAGTGTGAATCTCAGAATTGCTGAAAACTTGAAGGTGAACCCACTGGGAGTGAAGCCGACCGGTTATCTTAGCCTCGACATGTCGTTAGGGAAAGAGACTTTCCCTGTTATGTTGTTCAACGACATTGACAATGACCAAGAACCTTTATTATTTGAATACCTTCCTCGCCCCATTTTCCCAGCGTCTGCTTTACAAGGAAAGTTTGCGTACGGCGGGGGCGGGTGCGAGTGCTCTACGAATTGCTCAATTGGTTGCTTTTGTGCTGAGAGGAACGGTGGAGAGTTCCCGTATGATAATAATGGGATCCTCTTAAGAGGGAAGCCTTTGATTTTCGAGTGTGGCCCCTTCTGCCGGTGCCCGCCAAGCTGTCCCAACCGTGTAAGCCAGAAAGGGGTGAGGAACCGGTTCGAGGTTTTTAGGTCAAAAGAAACTGGATGGGGAGTTCGGTCCTTGGATGTGATTCGGGCGGGGACATTTGTGTGCGAGTTTAGTGGGTTTGTTCTTACTAAGCAACAGTCAGATGTGCTAGCCATGAATGGGGAGAGTTTGGTGTATCCCAACAGGTTCCCCTCCAGATGGCAGGAGTGGGGAGACATTTCTGACGTTATCCCGGATTATGTGCCACCAAATTTTCCTTTGTTGCCTGATTTGGGTTTTTCGATTGATGTGTCTAGGGCAAGAAATGTGGCTTGCTATTTGAGCCATAGTTGCAGCCCCAATGTGTTCGTACAGTTCGTGCTGTTTGATCACTACAATGCATCATACCCGCATCTCATGATCTTTGCGACGGAGAATATTCCGCCTTTTAGAGAGCTGAGCATTGATTATGGAGTGGTGGATGAGTGCGTGGGAAAGTTGATGTTGGAGTCAAGTCATTAG